Proteins from a single region of Deinococcus aquaedulcis:
- a CDS encoding DEAD/DEAH box helicase, producing MKLSRLPPGFALDTAAQGLALREEAVQDTVRTWTDLGWHAEANVHDDGAVYHATVDLLPPPDPQLRGSSCTCGRYRCRHVAALVLATDPPPGPRPVPKEVPAEAPPTEEPLDARTQQWLASFSETHTPGRGRQFELRYVLRLLPPATAGGGRRVAVKLVRLPLRSAEGPDLRGAEPYALPRTLSTAPAFARRDAGLLRLLEVAATPTHEPGRWQEELHALNDHPAADLLLDELLATGRLCWERPEQLLTRGPVLAGQLAWLSDARGGQTPTLHVEDHPDAQVLPAPKPWAVLPGPLLLCRVQTGAPAETVARFLAGPTLPPAQAVALAHAITASGLNLPIPHTVQVREERLPYTPQLHLLARPATHHAYSGARTAVTLPVAELRHAYAGLTVPDHQDSGAGPAVFRGGVLTRVSRDPAAEREAARSVALAGFMTIEEAYGHDYTLPDAERLLTLGDEAAWMAFLQGGGRADLEAQGVGIHLHPDFPLNYAEITDWYGEADDSHGGWFTLDLGIVVDGQRLSLLPILADLIVRQPHLFTPEALAELPDDEVLHAALDDGRRVALPAGRVRAILGVLVELNLRDLPPGPLRLPLLDAARLAQLEEAVQARWLGAERLLDLGRRLRDFTGVRDVEPPQGLRAELRPYQLQGVAWLQFLREYGVGGILADDMGLGKTVMTLAHLLLEKESGRADRPSLVVAPTSVIGNWQAEAAKFAPALRVLTLHGKDRRALFAQIPGHDLVLTTYPLLPRDITELGAGEYHLVILDEAQNIKNTRTAAAKAAGSLAARHRLALTGTPLENHLGELWSQFNFLAPGLLHDEKTFRELYRTPIEKRGEASRRAALAARVRPFILRREKRDVARELPPKTEIPVRVTLDGDQRDLYETVRVTTEARVREELRARGLSRSTIAILDALLKLRQAATDPRLVKLEAARGVQGNAKFEWLQAHLPQMVEEGRRVLVFSGFATLLRHLEDWLREEGLPYSMITGSTQDRQSQIDAFQSGKTHVFLITLKAGGVGLNLTAADTVIHYDPWWNPAAEDQATDRAYRIGQDKPVFVYKLIAAGSVEERILDLQARKASLARGVLDGGLSDATQLTAADLDRLFAPLEELELPGPAEVVEQG from the coding sequence ATGAAGCTCAGCCGACTGCCACCCGGTTTTGCGCTGGACACCGCCGCCCAGGGTCTGGCCCTGCGTGAAGAGGCGGTGCAGGACACCGTGCGCACCTGGACCGATCTGGGCTGGCACGCCGAGGCCAACGTGCACGACGACGGCGCGGTCTACCACGCCACCGTGGACCTGCTGCCGCCCCCGGACCCGCAGCTGCGCGGCTCCAGCTGCACCTGCGGGCGCTACCGCTGCCGCCATGTGGCCGCGCTGGTGCTGGCCACCGATCCGCCCCCCGGCCCCCGCCCGGTACCCAAAGAGGTGCCGGCTGAGGCGCCCCCCACCGAAGAACCCCTGGACGCCCGCACCCAGCAGTGGCTGGCGTCGTTCAGCGAGACGCACACGCCGGGCCGGGGCCGGCAGTTCGAGCTGCGCTACGTGCTGCGGCTGCTGCCCCCGGCCACAGCGGGCGGCGGGCGGCGTGTGGCGGTCAAACTGGTGCGCCTGCCCCTGCGCAGTGCCGAAGGGCCCGACCTGCGCGGCGCCGAGCCCTACGCCCTGCCGCGCACGCTGTCCACGGCCCCTGCCTTTGCCCGGCGGGATGCGGGGCTGCTGCGGCTGCTGGAGGTGGCCGCCACCCCCACCCACGAACCAGGGCGCTGGCAGGAAGAACTGCACGCCCTGAACGACCACCCGGCGGCCGATCTGCTGTTGGACGAGCTGCTGGCCACCGGCCGCCTGTGCTGGGAACGTCCCGAGCAGCTCCTGACCCGGGGCCCAGTGCTGGCCGGGCAACTGGCGTGGCTGTCCGACGCCCGGGGCGGCCAGACGCCCACCCTGCACGTGGAGGACCATCCCGACGCCCAGGTGTTGCCGGCGCCCAAGCCCTGGGCGGTGCTGCCCGGTCCCCTCCTGCTGTGCCGCGTGCAGACGGGCGCCCCGGCCGAAACGGTGGCCCGCTTCCTGGCTGGGCCCACCCTGCCGCCCGCGCAGGCGGTGGCGCTGGCCCACGCGATCACGGCCTCGGGGCTGAACCTGCCCATTCCGCACACCGTGCAGGTGCGCGAGGAGCGCCTGCCATACACCCCGCAGCTGCACCTGCTGGCCCGGCCCGCCACCCACCACGCCTACAGCGGGGCGCGCACCGCCGTGACCCTGCCGGTGGCCGAACTGCGCCACGCCTACGCGGGCCTGACGGTGCCCGATCACCAGGACAGCGGCGCGGGGCCGGCGGTGTTCCGGGGCGGGGTGCTCACCCGGGTCAGCCGCGACCCGGCCGCTGAGCGCGAAGCGGCGCGCAGCGTGGCGCTGGCTGGCTTCATGACTATCGAAGAGGCGTATGGCCACGACTACACCTTGCCGGACGCCGAGCGCCTGCTGACCCTGGGCGACGAGGCCGCCTGGATGGCCTTTTTGCAGGGCGGCGGACGCGCGGACCTGGAAGCGCAGGGCGTGGGCATCCACCTGCACCCAGATTTTCCCCTGAACTATGCCGAAATCACCGACTGGTACGGCGAGGCTGACGACAGCCACGGCGGCTGGTTCACCCTGGACCTGGGCATCGTGGTGGACGGCCAGCGCCTGTCGTTGCTGCCCATCCTGGCGGACCTGATTGTCCGGCAGCCGCACCTCTTTACCCCCGAGGCCCTGGCCGAATTGCCGGACGACGAGGTGCTGCACGCCGCCCTGGACGACGGCCGCCGCGTGGCCCTGCCTGCTGGGCGGGTGCGCGCCATTCTGGGCGTGCTGGTCGAGCTGAACCTGCGCGACTTGCCCCCCGGGCCCCTGCGGCTGCCCCTGCTGGACGCCGCCCGGCTGGCGCAGCTGGAAGAAGCGGTGCAGGCCCGCTGGCTGGGCGCCGAGCGCCTGCTGGACCTGGGCCGCCGCCTGCGCGACTTTACCGGCGTGCGCGACGTTGAGCCGCCCCAGGGCCTGCGGGCCGAACTGCGTCCCTACCAGCTGCAGGGGGTGGCGTGGCTACAGTTTCTGCGCGAGTACGGCGTGGGCGGCATCCTGGCCGACGATATGGGGCTGGGAAAGACCGTGATGACCCTGGCCCACCTGCTGCTGGAAAAAGAATCGGGCCGTGCAGACCGCCCCAGCCTCGTGGTGGCGCCCACCAGCGTGATTGGCAACTGGCAGGCCGAAGCCGCCAAGTTTGCCCCGGCCCTGCGGGTGCTGACCCTGCACGGCAAGGACCGCCGCGCGCTGTTTGCGCAGATTCCCGGGCATGATCTGGTGCTCACCACCTATCCGCTGCTGCCGCGCGACATCACCGAACTGGGCGCAGGCGAGTACCACCTCGTCATTCTGGACGAGGCCCAGAACATCAAGAACACGCGCACGGCGGCGGCCAAGGCGGCCGGCAGCCTCGCGGCGCGGCACCGGCTGGCCCTCACCGGCACCCCGCTGGAAAACCACCTGGGCGAGCTGTGGTCGCAGTTCAATTTCCTGGCCCCAGGGTTGCTGCATGACGAAAAGACTTTCCGCGAGCTGTACCGCACGCCCATTGAAAAGCGGGGCGAGGCCAGCCGCCGCGCCGCCCTGGCCGCCCGGGTGCGCCCCTTTATCCTGCGCCGCGAGAAGCGCGACGTGGCCCGCGAACTGCCCCCCAAGACCGAGATCCCGGTGCGCGTGACCCTGGACGGCGATCAGCGCGACCTGTACGAAACGGTGCGCGTGACCACCGAGGCGCGGGTGCGCGAGGAACTGCGCGCGCGCGGGCTCTCGCGCAGTACCATCGCCATTCTGGACGCGCTGCTGAAACTGCGCCAGGCCGCCACCGATCCCCGGCTGGTGAAGCTGGAGGCGGCGCGCGGCGTGCAGGGCAACGCCAAGTTCGAGTGGCTGCAGGCCCACCTGCCCCAGATGGTCGAGGAGGGCCGCCGGGTGCTGGTGTTCAGCGGCTTTGCCACCCTGCTGCGCCACCTCGAAGACTGGCTGCGCGAAGAGGGCCTGCCGTACTCCATGATCACCGGCAGCACCCAGGACCGCCAGAGTCAGATTGACGCCTTCCAGAGCGGCAAAACCCATGTGTTCCTGATCACCCTGAAGGCGGGGGGCGTGGGTCTGAACCTCACGGCGGCCGACACGGTGATTCACTACGACCCCTGGTGGAACCCGGCCGCCGAGGACCAGGCCACCGACCGCGCCTACCGCATTGGGCAGGATAAGCCGGTGTTCGTCTACAAGCTGATTGCAGCTGGCAGTGTGGAAGAGCGCATTCTGGACCTGCAGGCGCGCAAGGCCAGTCTGGCGCGCGGGGTGTTGGACGGCGGCCTTAGCGACGCCACGCAGCTCACCGCCGCTGATCTGGACCGCCTGTTTGCCCCGCTGGAAGAGCTGGAACTGCCCGGGCCGGCAGAGGTGGTGGAGCAGGGCTGA
- a CDS encoding HD domain-containing protein — protein sequence MFRRRPPLPPFPPGALLVGGAARDWLRGVAAKDYDWAVPDPRAAALALAATTGGAAFALDDERGYWRVHAPGGVQHDLVPLPGDVQADLWRRDFTVNAIGIDAAGQVLDPTGGGRDLRARRLRMVSPQNLRADPLRAWRAARFEATLGFRLEGATERAVHEVAAELARGALPLPAPERVRDELHALLGHPEAARGLLRLEGLGLLALTVPELREGLGLGQGGFHHLDVFHHGIEALHQLLARQPHAPLPLRWAALLHDVGKPRTHTRDPDTGRQSFHGHDKVGAALTTQILTRLKLPGDDIRHAAALVGAHMVPLPTTEREARRFVHRRREVLPDLLSVMLADREAARGPASSEASRRAYAQAMDRVLAALEAQPSPPPPLLRGEAIMALLGVPPGPRVGQAARALSEAAAVGEVGTPEEARAFVQRWAQAHPPENR from the coding sequence ATGTTTCGCCGCCGCCCCCCCCTGCCACCCTTTCCGCCCGGCGCCCTGCTGGTCGGCGGCGCGGCGCGCGACTGGCTGCGTGGGGTGGCCGCCAAGGATTACGACTGGGCGGTGCCCGACCCCAGAGCGGCGGCGCTGGCGCTGGCGGCCACCACCGGGGGCGCGGCCTTTGCCCTGGACGACGAACGTGGCTACTGGCGGGTCCATGCCCCGGGCGGCGTGCAGCACGATCTGGTCCCGCTGCCGGGCGACGTGCAGGCCGACCTCTGGCGGCGCGACTTTACGGTGAATGCCATTGGGATAGACGCGGCGGGGCAGGTGCTGGACCCCACGGGTGGGGGGCGCGACCTGCGGGCGCGGCGGCTGCGCATGGTCTCGCCCCAGAACCTGCGCGCCGATCCCCTGCGGGCGTGGCGGGCGGCGCGCTTTGAAGCCACGCTGGGGTTCCGGCTGGAAGGCGCCACCGAGCGCGCCGTGCATGAGGTGGCGGCCGAACTGGCGCGCGGCGCCTTGCCCCTGCCGGCCCCGGAACGGGTGCGCGACGAACTGCACGCCCTGCTGGGCCACCCAGAGGCGGCGCGGGGCCTCCTGCGCCTGGAAGGGCTGGGGCTGCTGGCCCTGACGGTGCCCGAACTGCGCGAAGGGCTGGGGCTGGGGCAGGGCGGCTTTCACCATCTGGACGTGTTTCACCACGGTATAGAGGCGCTGCACCAGCTGCTGGCCCGCCAGCCCCACGCCCCGCTACCCCTGCGCTGGGCCGCCCTGCTGCACGATGTGGGCAAACCACGCACCCATACCCGCGATCCCGACACCGGGCGTCAGTCCTTTCACGGCCACGACAAGGTGGGCGCAGCCCTGACCACGCAGATCCTGACCCGCCTGAAGCTGCCCGGTGACGACATCCGCCACGCGGCGGCGCTGGTGGGGGCGCACATGGTGCCGCTGCCGACCACGGAGCGCGAGGCCCGGCGTTTTGTGCACCGCCGCCGCGAGGTGCTGCCGGACCTCCTGAGCGTGATGCTGGCCGACCGCGAGGCCGCGCGTGGCCCCGCCAGTTCCGAGGCCAGCCGCCGCGCCTACGCCCAGGCGATGGACCGGGTGCTCGCGGCGCTGGAGGCCCAGCCCAGCCCCCCGCCGCCGTTGCTGCGCGGCGAGGCCATCATGGCGCTGCTGGGCGTACCCCCCGGCCCCCGCGTGGGGCAGGCGGCGCGCGCGCTGAGCGAAGCCGCTGCCGTGGGCGAAGTGGGCACCCCCGAAGAGGCGCGGGCGTTCGTGCAGCGCTGGGCCCAGGCGCATCCTCCTGAAAACCGTTAA
- a CDS encoding molybdopterin molybdotransferase MoeA, whose amino-acid sequence MTRPDFPMHVTVPQARAHLAALLPTLGHETVPLAQAAGRTLAADLPALVSHPSATESALDGIAAREADTLGAGPETPVRLRVVGESRAGEPFAGTVGPGECVRIYTGAPLPPGTDAICPVEQLAEDGADHVALRRPARPGDVRAEGGDFRAGDVVLRVGTPLTPARLALAAALGHAEVPVRRRLRVALLSTGDEVVPPGQPLCPGQVYDSNSVGLRALLAECGCEVIPLGHAPDSPAALAALLEQAGGADLLLSSGGVSMGKYDFLRDLLLERGQVSFWKVRMRPGGPALLGRWNGLPVFGLPGNPVSSLVVFEVIVRPVLTGQAPHLLRLRAATPFAALPDKTAFWRAVLRDGAAHDYGAQGSGILRSLSEAQALVVVPEGQAVAAGDEVEVLLL is encoded by the coding sequence ATGACCCGGCCCGACTTTCCCATGCACGTCACCGTGCCCCAGGCCCGCGCCCATCTGGCGGCCCTGCTGCCCACGCTGGGCCACGAAACCGTGCCGCTGGCGCAGGCCGCTGGCCGCACCCTGGCCGCCGATCTGCCCGCACTGGTCAGCCACCCCAGCGCCACCGAGAGCGCCCTGGACGGCATTGCCGCCCGTGAAGCCGACACCCTGGGCGCCGGCCCGGAGACCCCGGTGCGCCTGCGCGTGGTGGGCGAGAGCCGCGCGGGGGAGCCCTTTGCCGGCACCGTGGGCCCCGGCGAGTGCGTGCGCATCTATACCGGCGCGCCGCTGCCGCCCGGCACCGACGCCATCTGCCCGGTGGAACAGCTGGCCGAGGACGGCGCCGACCACGTGGCCCTGCGGCGCCCCGCCCGCCCCGGCGACGTGCGCGCCGAGGGCGGTGACTTCCGCGCCGGGGACGTGGTGCTGCGGGTCGGCACACCCCTGACCCCGGCCCGGCTGGCCCTGGCCGCCGCGCTGGGCCACGCCGAGGTGCCGGTCAGGCGCCGCCTGCGGGTGGCGCTGCTGTCTACCGGCGACGAAGTGGTGCCGCCGGGCCAGCCCCTGTGCCCGGGGCAGGTGTACGACTCCAACAGCGTGGGCCTGCGCGCCCTGCTGGCTGAGTGCGGCTGCGAGGTCATTCCCCTGGGCCACGCCCCCGATTCCCCGGCCGCCCTGGCCGCCCTGCTGGAACAGGCGGGCGGCGCCGACCTGCTGCTGAGCAGCGGCGGGGTCAGCATGGGCAAATACGACTTTCTGCGCGACCTGCTGCTGGAGCGCGGGCAGGTGAGCTTCTGGAAGGTGCGCATGCGCCCCGGGGGCCCCGCCCTGCTGGGCCGCTGGAATGGCTTGCCTGTATTTGGCCTGCCCGGCAACCCGGTCAGTAGCCTCGTGGTGTTTGAGGTCATCGTGCGCCCGGTTCTGACCGGACAGGCGCCACACCTCCTGCGCCTGCGCGCGGCCACGCCCTTTGCCGCCCTGCCCGATAAAACGGCCTTCTGGCGCGCGGTGCTGCGGGACGGCGCCGCCCACGACTACGGCGCGCAGGGCAGCGGCATCCTCCGGTCCCTCAGCGAGGCCCAGGCCCTGGTGGTCGTGCCGGAGGGGCAGGCGGTGGCAGCGGGGGACGAGGTAGAGGTGCTGCTGTTGTAG
- a CDS encoding glycoside hydrolase family 13 protein — MEARSPDQTLAPHPVTPDWVTDAVFYQIFPDRFARSGRVEGLNLQPWGSAPHFQKYMGGDLWGVADKLDYIASLGVNAIYFCPVFQSAANHRYHTHDYYQVDPMLGGNAALRHLIDEAHARGIRVVLDGVFNHASRGFFQFNDLLEQGEGSAYRDWFHPSAWPLNAYDESKPANYAAWWGNRALPKFNTDTPAVREFLWDVAEHWIRFGIDGWRLDVPNEIDDDAFWQEFRRRVKAINPDAYIVGEIWGDAHRWLAGDQFDAVMNYHFTRPCLAFFGARTLDHPMNERSGTGRVEPMDAAAFAARMTEVTQMYHPDVVRVQLNLLDSHDTARFLTAVGGDASAFGLATVFQMTYVGAPCIYYGDEIGLPGGPDPDCRRAFPWDEREWNLDTLALIRRLTAARHATPALGRGTFEVTHAQGEGLVYARRHERGDAYVGLNAGLKTAHLPFTSVRPGAYRDVLTGREVHLTGDTPLGVPARGALVLVPV; from the coding sequence ATGGAAGCCCGCAGCCCGGACCAGACCCTTGCCCCGCACCCCGTGACCCCCGACTGGGTGACGGACGCGGTGTTCTACCAGATTTTTCCTGACCGCTTTGCCCGCTCTGGCCGCGTGGAGGGCCTGAACCTGCAGCCCTGGGGCTCGGCTCCCCATTTTCAGAAGTACATGGGCGGCGACCTATGGGGTGTGGCCGACAAACTGGATTACATCGCCTCGCTGGGTGTGAACGCCATTTACTTCTGCCCGGTGTTCCAGTCGGCGGCCAACCACCGCTACCACACGCACGACTACTACCAGGTGGACCCCATGCTGGGCGGCAACGCGGCGCTGCGCCACCTTATTGACGAGGCGCACGCCCGGGGCATTCGCGTGGTGCTTGACGGCGTGTTCAACCACGCCAGCCGGGGCTTTTTCCAGTTCAACGACCTGCTGGAACAGGGCGAGGGCAGCGCCTACCGCGACTGGTTTCACCCCTCGGCGTGGCCGCTGAACGCCTACGACGAGAGCAAACCCGCCAACTACGCGGCGTGGTGGGGCAACCGCGCGCTGCCCAAGTTCAACACCGACACGCCCGCCGTGCGCGAATTTCTGTGGGACGTGGCCGAGCACTGGATCCGCTTTGGCATCGACGGCTGGCGTCTGGATGTGCCCAACGAGATTGACGACGACGCGTTCTGGCAGGAGTTCCGCCGCCGCGTCAAGGCCATCAATCCGGACGCCTACATCGTGGGGGAAATCTGGGGCGACGCCCACCGCTGGCTGGCCGGCGACCAGTTTGACGCCGTGATGAACTACCACTTCACCCGGCCCTGCCTCGCCTTTTTTGGCGCGCGCACCCTGGACCACCCCATGAACGAGCGCAGCGGCACCGGGCGCGTGGAGCCCATGGACGCCGCCGCCTTCGCCGCCCGCATGACCGAGGTGACGCAGATGTACCACCCGGACGTGGTGCGCGTGCAACTGAACCTGCTGGACTCGCACGACACCGCGCGCTTTCTGACGGCGGTGGGGGGCGACGCCAGCGCGTTTGGGCTGGCCACGGTCTTTCAGATGACCTACGTGGGCGCACCGTGCATCTACTACGGCGATGAGATCGGCCTGCCCGGCGGCCCCGACCCCGACTGCCGCCGCGCTTTTCCCTGGGACGAGCGCGAGTGGAACCTGGACACCCTGGCCCTGATCCGCCGCCTCACCGCCGCGCGCCACGCCACCCCCGCCCTGGGGCGCGGCACCTTTGAGGTGACCCACGCGCAGGGCGAAGGGCTGGTGTATGCCCGGCGCCACGAGCGCGGCGACGCTTACGTGGGCCTGAACGCGGGCCTGAAGACCGCACACCTGCCCTTCACCAGCGTGCGTCCTGGCGCCTACCGCGACGTGCTGACCGGCCGCGAAGTTCACCTGACGGGCGACACCCCGCTGGGCGTCCCCGCACGGGGCGCGCTGGTGCTGGTGCCGGTTTAA
- a CDS encoding CAP domain-containing protein — protein MGAWWWLRRALLALAWTLGLFALGVWGLQQAGWWPEQQEAGPVAQPAPAPIQVDAAVPGDEAPQPEPVTTVSPGTPQAPSSAPAPQAPRTLLTPPAPSGAAQVPSATAPSPAALAPLNAVRRRAGMAPVKLQAAWAPGCAAHARYLVREDRAEHRQDPKSPYHSAAGEACAPGHYFVSSQPDSGAGRAVGYWASGAFHLPQLLDPRLTQVALGVAHDGRGALRTAVVLDVRRGLGKAAGRYPVRYPAPGATGPGGPAAAGEWPDPTAGCAGLAGTPGAPVALLLGPDGPAVRSAQVWVNARPQPACLLTAQTFEGANASETRAGRQILAAQGAAVLLPHAPLPQGAQVKVRFDTARGPVGWAFRVGP, from the coding sequence ATGGGCGCGTGGTGGTGGCTGCGTCGGGCGCTGCTGGCGCTGGCCTGGACCCTGGGGCTGTTTGCCCTGGGGGTGTGGGGGTTGCAACAGGCCGGCTGGTGGCCGGAACAGCAGGAGGCCGGGCCGGTGGCCCAGCCGGCGCCGGCCCCAATCCAGGTGGACGCGGCGGTGCCAGGCGATGAAGCACCACAACCGGAACCAGTCACCACCGTTTCGCCGGGCACCCCGCAGGCTCCGTCGTCGGCGCCAGCCCCACAGGCTCCCCGAACGCTCCTGACGCCCCCCGCGCCGTCTGGGGCAGCGCAGGTCCCGTCGGCCACGGCCCCCAGCCCCGCCGCCCTGGCCCCCCTGAACGCCGTGCGCCGCCGCGCGGGCATGGCCCCGGTGAAGCTGCAGGCCGCGTGGGCGCCCGGGTGCGCGGCCCACGCCCGCTATCTGGTGCGTGAGGACCGCGCCGAGCACCGCCAGGACCCGAAAAGCCCCTACCACAGCGCGGCGGGCGAGGCCTGCGCGCCGGGGCACTACTTCGTGTCCTCGCAGCCGGATTCCGGCGCCGGCCGGGCGGTGGGCTACTGGGCCAGCGGCGCGTTTCACCTGCCGCAGCTGCTGGACCCCCGCCTGACCCAGGTGGCGCTGGGCGTGGCCCACGACGGGCGCGGCGCCTTGCGCACGGCGGTGGTGCTAGACGTGCGCCGGGGCCTGGGCAAGGCCGCCGGGCGCTACCCGGTGCGCTACCCGGCCCCCGGGGCGACGGGCCCGGGGGGTCCGGCGGCGGCGGGTGAATGGCCCGACCCCACCGCTGGCTGCGCGGGGCTGGCGGGGACGCCGGGCGCCCCGGTGGCGCTGCTGCTGGGCCCGGATGGGCCGGCGGTGCGCTCGGCGCAGGTGTGGGTGAACGCCCGCCCCCAGCCCGCCTGCCTGCTGACCGCCCAGACCTTTGAGGGCGCCAATGCCAGCGAGACCCGCGCGGGGCGGCAGATTCTGGCGGCCCAGGGCGCAGCCGTGCTGCTGCCCCACGCCCCTCTGCCCCAGGGCGCACAGGTGAAGGTGCGCTTTGACACGGCGCGCGGCCCGGTGGGCTGGGCTTTTCGCGTTGGGCCCTGA
- a CDS encoding YiaA/YiaB family inner membrane protein has protein sequence MTQYVNPDLQGDSPAWLSFIWIAFLVSLSLLLLGIYFIPVNWWIKGYLYMGTLFLTASTLTLSKSLRDKHEHERLVNRVKHARTEQVLSKYES, from the coding sequence ATGACCCAGTATGTAAACCCCGATCTGCAGGGCGACTCGCCCGCCTGGCTCAGTTTTATCTGGATTGCCTTTCTGGTCAGCCTCAGCCTGCTGCTGCTGGGCATCTACTTCATTCCGGTGAACTGGTGGATCAAGGGCTACCTGTACATGGGCACCCTGTTCCTGACCGCCAGCACGCTGACCCTCAGCAAAAGCCTGCGCGACAAGCACGAGCACGAGCGGCTGGTCAACCGCGTGAAGCACGCCCGCACCGAGCAGGTGCTCAGCAAGTACGAAAGCTGA
- a CDS encoding PQQ-dependent sugar dehydrogenase — protein MTLRACAALLTLALSSTACTQLGTGANPAPGTPPGTSGLTVPAGFSVSLYAEGFKKPRLMEVAGNGDVLLSDTGAGTVYVLPDRNRDGAADSKEVYASGLNQPHGLALHGGFLYVANTDGVVRFPYAAGDLKASAPAQPVVSLPGGGGHSTRTVVFGPDGRMYVSVGSTCNVCEESDARRAAVWVYDADGKNGRLYASGLRNAVGLEWFGGQLYATNNGRDQLGDDIPPEAFWRLTDGGFYGWPYCYPTQAGQPQVWDSNFGRRTAATCTGAAPALALTTAHSAPLGLAFYTGKTFPARYQGQMFVALHGSWNRTEKSGYKVITVDPQSGQTADFLTGFLKGGAVSGRPVDLAVASDGALLLTDDGAGKVWRIQAR, from the coding sequence ATGACCCTCCGCGCCTGCGCCGCCCTGCTGACCCTGGCCCTCTCCAGTACCGCCTGCACCCAGCTGGGCACGGGAGCCAACCCTGCACCGGGCACCCCGCCGGGCACGAGTGGTTTGACTGTACCGGCAGGCTTTTCGGTGTCGCTGTACGCCGAGGGCTTTAAAAAGCCGCGCCTGATGGAAGTGGCGGGTAACGGCGACGTGCTGCTCAGCGACACCGGGGCCGGCACTGTGTACGTGCTGCCCGACCGCAACCGCGACGGGGCGGCCGACAGCAAAGAGGTGTACGCCAGCGGTCTGAACCAGCCGCACGGCCTGGCGCTGCACGGGGGCTTCCTGTACGTGGCGAACACCGACGGCGTGGTGCGCTTTCCATACGCAGCGGGCGACCTGAAGGCCAGTGCCCCCGCGCAGCCGGTGGTGTCGCTGCCCGGGGGCGGCGGCCACTCCACCCGCACCGTGGTCTTCGGGCCGGATGGGCGCATGTACGTCTCGGTGGGCAGCACCTGCAATGTCTGCGAGGAAAGCGACGCCCGGCGCGCCGCCGTCTGGGTGTACGACGCGGACGGGAAAAATGGCCGCCTGTATGCCAGCGGCCTGCGCAACGCGGTGGGGCTGGAATGGTTTGGGGGACAACTGTACGCCACCAACAACGGCCGGGACCAGCTGGGCGACGATATTCCACCTGAAGCCTTCTGGCGCCTGACCGACGGCGGCTTTTATGGCTGGCCCTACTGCTACCCCACCCAGGCTGGGCAGCCGCAGGTGTGGGACAGCAATTTTGGCCGCCGCACCGCCGCAACCTGCACGGGCGCTGCCCCCGCCCTGGCGCTGACCACTGCGCACTCGGCGCCGCTGGGGCTGGCCTTTTACACCGGCAAGACCTTCCCGGCGCGCTACCAGGGGCAGATGTTCGTGGCGCTGCACGGGAGCTGGAACCGCACAGAGAAGAGTGGCTACAAGGTCATCACCGTCGACCCCCAGAGTGGCCAGACGGCGGACTTCCTCACCGGTTTCCTGAAGGGCGGCGCGGTTAGCGGACGCCCGGTGGACCTCGCGGTGGCCTCAGACGGCGCGCTCCTGCTCACCGACGACGGTGCCGGCAAGGTGTGGCGCATTCAGGCCCGCTGA